In the genome of Christensenella timonensis, one region contains:
- a CDS encoding sensor histidine kinase, giving the protein MKKKIVLFMTCMLVVALVVTVFVSTFSFRGTYANDMVDVLKGNVNAIALAVGDEQSPDYQTIADKYQQAYGQNNRVTFIAPDGSVLADAPEGDEPLQNHLDRPEIKEAINGSFGYEVRYSQTKGYEMVYVAKQLPDGVIVRNAMPLANVGNIINQTLPVIIMMFIVLVVIAVIFSGRFAQSILRPFGRLYESIQAYVGGKSKKLEVQSAYPEFEDITRAFTRLAQRLNRYIERVKAENKKTSLIIDSLSEGLLIVDEKMDVLLINAAAKEILGAGEDVGSENILHFIRRQDVVKKLEKSMAQKKNKRFEVRDELNNRVYRFYTSIVADSSFAGSNGYGMLVLISDVTDIEKSERIRRDFAANVSHELKTPLTSINGFAQLIENGMVDDPQKTAEYAKRITEESDRLMGLINDTLQLSELEQITIDESVESVELETIAQDVLHLLENKIQKGGIETGVEGHAEIRANKARMKELILNLCDNAVKYSQRGGHVTIRLEEDAENAYIHVRDDGIGIPEEEADRIFERFYRAKNSGAGAVSGTGLGLAIAKHITSLYDGELTVVSELGKGSEFTARLKKE; this is encoded by the coding sequence GTGAAAAAGAAAATTGTATTATTTATGACCTGCATGCTGGTGGTCGCGCTTGTGGTGACGGTGTTTGTATCAACATTTAGCTTCCGCGGGACATATGCAAACGACATGGTGGACGTGCTCAAAGGCAATGTGAACGCGATCGCGCTGGCAGTCGGAGACGAGCAAAGCCCGGATTACCAAACGATCGCGGATAAATACCAGCAGGCGTATGGACAGAACAACCGCGTGACTTTTATCGCGCCCGACGGCAGTGTGCTCGCGGACGCGCCCGAAGGGGACGAACCGCTCCAGAACCATCTGGATCGTCCGGAAATCAAAGAGGCGATCAACGGCTCGTTTGGTTATGAGGTGCGGTATTCCCAGACAAAGGGATATGAGATGGTCTACGTTGCAAAACAACTGCCGGATGGCGTGATCGTACGCAACGCGATGCCGCTCGCCAATGTGGGTAACATCATCAACCAGACATTGCCGGTCATCATTATGATGTTTATTGTCCTGGTCGTGATCGCCGTAATTTTTTCCGGCAGGTTTGCGCAGAGCATCCTGCGGCCGTTCGGAAGGTTGTATGAGTCCATCCAGGCATATGTCGGCGGGAAAAGCAAAAAACTGGAGGTGCAGAGCGCATATCCGGAATTTGAGGATATCACACGCGCCTTTACGCGCCTTGCACAGCGGTTGAACCGTTATATCGAGCGGGTCAAGGCGGAAAACAAGAAGACGTCGCTCATCATCGACAGCCTGAGCGAGGGGCTGCTCATTGTGGATGAAAAGATGGATGTGCTGCTCATCAATGCGGCGGCAAAAGAAATATTGGGCGCGGGTGAAGATGTCGGCAGCGAAAATATCCTGCATTTTATCCGCAGGCAGGATGTCGTCAAAAAGCTGGAAAAGTCGATGGCGCAGAAAAAGAACAAGCGTTTTGAGGTGCGCGACGAATTGAACAACAGGGTGTACCGTTTTTATACCAGTATCGTGGCGGACAGTTCGTTTGCGGGCAGCAATGGGTACGGTATGCTGGTGTTGATCAGCGACGTGACGGATATTGAAAAATCCGAGCGCATCCGCAGGGATTTCGCGGCAAACGTGTCGCATGAGCTGAAGACGCCGCTCACCTCCATCAACGGGTTTGCGCAGCTGATCGAAAACGGTATGGTGGACGATCCGCAAAAAACGGCGGAATATGCAAAACGGATCACGGAGGAATCTGACCGGCTTATGGGGCTGATCAATGATACGCTGCAGCTATCCGAACTGGAACAGATCACCATCGACGAAAGTGTGGAAAGCGTGGAGCTGGAAACGATCGCGCAGGATGTGCTGCATCTTTTGGAAAACAAGATCCAGAAAGGCGGCATAGAAACAGGGGTGGAAGGGCACGCGGAGATCAGGGCGAACAAAGCCCGTATGAAGGAACTGATCCTGAACCTGTGCGATAATGCCGTGAAATACAGCCAGCGGGGCGGGCATGTCACAATCCGGCTGGAGGAAGATGCGGAAAACGCATATATCCATGTGCGCGACGACGGTATCGGTATTCCAGAGGAAGAAGCGGATCGGATATTCGAGAGGTTCTACAGGGCAAAAAATTCGGGCGCGGGCGCAGTCAGCGGTACGGGCCTCGGGCTTGCGATCGCAAAGCACATCACGTCGCTGTATGACGGCGAGCTTACGGTGGTCAGCGAGCTTGGAAAGGGGAGCGAATTCACCGCCCGCCTGAAAAAAGAATAA
- a CDS encoding lactate utilization protein, with translation MSQYDELIGLLNQKGFHAEFFENAASAKEAVLKLLSGAQSVGIGGSVTLNETGIFDAVVATGKEIYSQVLERQKENPDVKTIWRNAMNADVYLTSTNALTQQGDLINIDGNGNRAAAMFFGPDKVIVVCGVNKVTKGPHDAIARIKKEACPKNARRLGLDTPCAKTGKCEECTGQRMCNVTVRIQYPPKGKDIHILLINENLGY, from the coding sequence ATGAGCCAATATGATGAACTGATCGGCCTTCTGAATCAAAAAGGATTTCACGCGGAATTCTTTGAAAATGCTGCTTCAGCAAAGGAAGCTGTCCTGAAATTGCTTTCCGGTGCACAGTCCGTCGGCATCGGCGGAAGCGTTACCCTTAATGAGACGGGCATTTTTGACGCAGTCGTGGCGACCGGCAAGGAAATCTATTCCCAGGTGCTTGAACGCCAAAAGGAAAACCCTGATGTGAAAACGATATGGCGGAACGCGATGAATGCGGATGTATACCTGACGTCCACCAACGCGCTGACGCAGCAGGGCGACCTGATCAATATCGATGGGAACGGTAACCGCGCTGCGGCCATGTTTTTCGGGCCGGACAAGGTCATTGTCGTGTGCGGCGTCAACAAGGTCACCAAAGGGCCGCACGATGCGATCGCCCGCATCAAGAAGGAGGCCTGTCCCAAAAACGCGCGGCGTTTAGGTCTCGATACGCCTTGTGCAAAAACCGGTAAGTGCGAGGAGTGCACAGGGCAGCGTATGTGCAATGTCACAGTGCGTATCCAGTATCCGCCTAAGGGCAAAGATATCCATATCCTTTTAATCAATGAAAATCTGGGTTATTAA
- a CDS encoding phospho-sugar mutase: MTYQQSYEQWKSALAGSEYEAELLAMAADGDTLQDSFYKEMEFGTAGMRGIIGLGRNRMNVFTVRRATQALANNILKNGDPEAGVAIAYDTRRNSDLFARETAGVLCQNGIHVFMYDTPHSVPQLSFTILELKTTAGVVITASHNPPEYNGYKVYGEDGGQCPVADSDRITEYISRIDDMFHIDSMPLDEAERTGLLTYIGDKLDEIYFKKVEDLCLIPDIVKQQADTLNIVYTPLHGTGNIPVRRVLKDLGYKNIHVVPLQEYPDPAFPTVKAPNPEERQCFDLAMALANQKNADLILATDPDSDRLGVAVRDDSNDFTILSGNEIGCLLMDYVLFQKQPSFTGDEFVVKSIVSTDLADVIAAHYGVKLRSVFTGFKFIAEQIKLSEQTGKGKFLFGYEESYGFLQGTFVRDKDAVQAAMMVAEAACWYASKGITLYQAVIAMYEKYGWFEELVVSKTLYGKEGIEKIQNAVKALRAGYPARIGSFDVLAVRDYLKQERTDMRTGDKTPIPMEKSNVLYFELDGARFIIRPSGTEPKLKSYLSASSADKSEAKYLLGKLKEDAVALIEKLTD, from the coding sequence ATGACATACCAGCAAAGCTATGAACAATGGAAAAGTGCTCTTGCAGGCAGCGAATACGAAGCCGAGCTTCTTGCTATGGCGGCGGACGGCGATACCCTGCAGGATAGTTTTTATAAGGAAATGGAATTCGGTACGGCAGGTATGCGCGGCATTATCGGCTTAGGGCGCAACCGCATGAATGTCTTTACGGTCAGGCGTGCGACACAAGCGCTTGCCAACAATATCTTGAAAAACGGCGATCCCGAGGCGGGCGTCGCCATCGCGTATGATACACGCAGGAACAGCGACCTTTTCGCGCGCGAAACCGCGGGGGTATTATGCCAAAACGGCATCCATGTATTCATGTACGATACGCCGCACAGCGTACCGCAGCTTTCTTTCACCATTTTGGAGCTCAAGACTACGGCAGGCGTGGTCATCACCGCCAGCCATAACCCGCCGGAATACAACGGATATAAGGTATATGGTGAAGACGGCGGGCAGTGCCCCGTGGCGGATTCCGACCGCATCACGGAGTACATCAGCCGGATCGACGATATGTTCCACATCGATTCCATGCCCCTGGACGAAGCGGAGCGGACGGGTCTGCTCACCTATATCGGCGACAAGCTCGACGAGATATATTTCAAAAAGGTAGAAGACCTGTGCCTGATCCCCGACATCGTGAAACAGCAGGCAGATACGCTCAATATCGTCTACACGCCCCTGCACGGTACGGGCAATATCCCCGTACGCCGGGTCTTAAAAGACCTTGGATACAAAAATATCCATGTTGTGCCGCTGCAGGAGTATCCTGACCCGGCCTTTCCCACCGTCAAAGCGCCTAACCCGGAGGAACGACAGTGTTTTGACCTGGCAATGGCGCTTGCCAACCAGAAAAATGCCGATTTGATATTGGCGACCGACCCGGACAGCGACCGCCTCGGCGTTGCCGTGCGTGACGACAGCAACGATTTCACCATTCTTTCCGGTAACGAGATTGGCTGCCTGCTGATGGATTATGTCCTTTTCCAGAAGCAGCCGTCCTTTACGGGCGATGAATTCGTCGTCAAATCCATTGTTTCCACAGACCTTGCAGACGTGATCGCCGCACATTACGGCGTAAAGCTTCGCAGCGTGTTCACTGGTTTCAAGTTTATCGCAGAGCAGATTAAGCTGTCCGAGCAAACGGGAAAAGGCAAATTCCTGTTTGGTTACGAGGAGAGCTACGGCTTCCTGCAGGGTACGTTCGTGCGCGACAAGGACGCGGTACAGGCTGCCATGATGGTAGCAGAGGCCGCCTGCTGGTATGCTTCCAAAGGGATAACATTATACCAGGCGGTGATCGCCATGTATGAGAAATACGGCTGGTTCGAGGAACTAGTCGTATCCAAGACCCTTTACGGAAAAGAAGGAATCGAGAAAATACAGAACGCCGTCAAAGCATTGCGTGCAGGCTATCCTGCCAGGATCGGCAGTTTTGACGTACTCGCGGTACGGGATTATTTAAAGCAGGAGCGTACCGACATGCGCACCGGCGATAAGACGCCCATTCCCATGGAAAAGTCCAATGTACTGTATTTTGAACTTGACGGCGCGCGTTTCATCATCCGCCCGTCCGGTACGGAGCCCAAATTGAAATCCTACCTTTCCGCTTCTTCCGCCGACAAATCGGAAGCAAAATACCTGCTCGGCAAGTTAAAAGAGGATGCCGTCGCGCTCATCGAAAAATTGACCGACTGA
- the pstA gene encoding phosphate ABC transporter permease PstA: MRSSMEKLSNNISIMKRKRRPKDGAQIFAIYACAILTVVILFYLLAYIMVRGLPQISWEFLSTAPSALNKTVGILPSILNTLYMIGITLLIATPVGVGAAIYLNEYAKRGKIVRVIEFTTETLAGIPSVLYGLFGAVFFGMTLQLGYSILAGALTLVLMILPIIVRTTQEALKTVPNEYREGALGIGTTKWHMIRTIILPGAIPGIITAIILAIGRIVGESAALLFTSGIGTNMPGNFFGHMMESGATLTVQLYTYAAKGQNDAAFGIAAVLVVIVLVINLLTNYLSKRFSNRNK, from the coding sequence ATGAGAAGTAGCATGGAAAAGCTGTCCAACAATATCAGTATCATGAAAAGAAAACGCCGCCCCAAAGACGGCGCGCAGATTTTTGCGATCTATGCCTGCGCGATCCTCACGGTCGTGATCCTGTTTTACCTGCTGGCCTACATTATGGTGCGCGGACTGCCGCAGATAAGCTGGGAGTTCTTATCCACTGCGCCAAGCGCCCTCAATAAGACGGTGGGGATACTGCCCAGCATATTGAATACATTGTATATGATCGGCATCACTTTGCTGATCGCAACACCTGTTGGGGTGGGGGCGGCGATCTACCTGAACGAATACGCGAAGCGCGGGAAAATTGTGCGCGTGATCGAATTTACGACGGAAACGCTGGCGGGTATCCCGTCGGTACTGTATGGATTGTTTGGCGCGGTATTTTTCGGCATGACGTTGCAGCTGGGATATTCTATCCTTGCAGGCGCATTGACGCTGGTGCTGATGATCCTGCCAATCATTGTACGCACGACGCAGGAGGCGCTGAAGACGGTGCCCAATGAATACCGCGAAGGGGCGCTGGGGATCGGAACAACGAAATGGCACATGATCCGCACGATCATCCTCCCTGGTGCGATCCCGGGAATCATTACCGCAATCATTTTAGCGATCGGCAGGATCGTAGGGGAATCGGCGGCGCTGTTGTTTACATCCGGCATCGGCACAAATATGCCGGGCAACTTCTTTGGGCATATGATGGAATCGGGGGCGACGCTTACCGTACAGCTGTACACCTATGCGGCAAAGGGCCAAAATGACGCGGCCTTTGGTATCGCCGCGGTACTGGTCGTGATCGTGCTGGTGATCAACCTACTGACCAATTATTTGAGCAAGCGCTTTTCTAACAGGAATAAGTGA
- a CDS encoding response regulator transcription factor: protein MAFVSVVEDDAAVRELITCTLQSAGFDVHAYACGEDMLREYGRMETPQAILLDIMLPGIDGFETLRRLREKEDFAVPVIFLTARTTEVDKVSGLNQGADDYITKPFGVLELIARVNAVIRRAGQRTGKPGVQAMEQGGLVMDTTGHILYVDGKKTELTYKEFEMLRYFMKNTGMVLTREMLLNKIWGIEADIETRTVDMHIKTLRKKLGRCGDYIKTVRGVGYRFEV from the coding sequence ATGGCTTTTGTATCGGTAGTCGAAGACGACGCGGCGGTAAGGGAACTGATAACCTGTACGCTGCAATCGGCAGGATTTGATGTGCATGCGTATGCATGCGGCGAGGATATGCTGCGCGAATATGGCAGGATGGAAACACCGCAGGCGATCCTGCTGGATATCATGCTGCCAGGCATAGACGGTTTTGAAACGCTTCGCCGGCTGCGTGAAAAAGAGGACTTTGCGGTACCGGTGATATTCCTCACCGCACGTACGACCGAAGTGGATAAAGTGTCGGGGCTCAACCAAGGGGCGGACGACTATATCACCAAGCCGTTCGGCGTATTGGAACTCATTGCGCGCGTCAACGCCGTGATACGGCGTGCGGGCCAGCGGACGGGGAAGCCGGGGGTGCAGGCCATGGAGCAGGGCGGCCTTGTGATGGACACAACGGGACATATCCTGTATGTGGACGGAAAAAAGACGGAGCTGACATATAAAGAATTTGAGATGCTGCGGTATTTTATGAAAAATACGGGCATGGTACTGACGCGGGAAATGCTGCTCAACAAGATCTGGGGGATCGAGGCGGATATCGAGACGCGTACGGTGGATATGCACATCAAAACGCTGAGAAAGAAGCTGGGGCGCTGCGGCGATTATATCAAGACCGTCCGCGGCGTGGGCTATCGCTTTGAGGTATGA
- the phoU gene encoding phosphate signaling complex protein PhoU, producing MRNKFDVELENLNLDLIRMGAMAEETITKVLSVIEECDMAGAREIIEDDDLVDAMARQIESRSMKLIMKQQPVAKDLRMISTALKMITDIERICDQAADISEITLTICKNLTIDRPQHIQKMGKRAAQMVHMAVDSYVHRDMELAEQVIELDNEVDRLYDVVKNELLQMAIEDQEKIDQIVDFLMIAKYLERIGDHAENIAEWAMFSETGVHKDKRIL from the coding sequence ATGAGAAATAAATTTGATGTGGAACTGGAAAATTTGAACCTTGACCTGATACGAATGGGCGCGATGGCGGAAGAAACGATCACAAAGGTTTTGAGCGTCATTGAAGAATGTGATATGGCCGGCGCGCGGGAGATCATCGAGGACGACGATTTGGTGGATGCGATGGCACGGCAGATCGAGAGCCGCTCCATGAAACTGATCATGAAGCAGCAGCCGGTCGCCAAGGACTTGCGCATGATATCGACGGCCCTGAAAATGATTACGGATATCGAGCGGATATGCGACCAGGCAGCGGATATTTCTGAAATCACGCTCACGATCTGCAAGAACCTGACGATCGACCGGCCGCAGCATATACAGAAGATGGGGAAGCGGGCGGCGCAGATGGTACATATGGCGGTCGATTCGTACGTGCACCGCGATATGGAGCTGGCGGAACAGGTGATCGAGCTCGACAACGAAGTAGACCGCCTGTACGATGTGGTCAAAAATGAGCTGTTGCAGATGGCGATCGAAGACCAGGAAAAGATCGACCAGATCGTTGACTTCCTGATGATCGCAAAGTATCTGGAACGCATCGGCGACCACGCGGAAAATATCGCGGAGTGGGCGATGTTCTCGGAAACGGGCGTGCACAAGGACAAACGGATCCTGTAA
- the pstB gene encoding phosphate ABC transporter ATP-binding protein PstB, protein MGIKIETKNLDLYYGQNHALQNINMDIEEGKITALIGPSGCGKSTYLKTLNRMNDLIDGVKITGEVLLDGENIYDPKVDVTILRKKVGMVFQKPNPFPMSIYDNIAYGPRIHGIKNRLDLDGIVESSLKGAALWDEVRDRLKKSALGLSGGQQQRLCIARAIAVSPEVILMDEPTSALDPISTTKIEDLMSELKKKYTVVIVTHNMQQAVRISDRTAFFLLGEMIEYAKTEDLFSMPKDKRTEDYITGRFG, encoded by the coding sequence TTGGGTATTAAAATCGAAACAAAAAACCTGGATTTATATTATGGGCAAAACCACGCCCTGCAAAATATCAATATGGATATCGAGGAAGGGAAGATCACGGCGCTGATCGGCCCGTCCGGCTGTGGAAAGTCTACCTACCTGAAAACATTGAACCGTATGAACGACCTGATCGACGGCGTGAAGATCACGGGGGAGGTTCTTCTTGACGGGGAAAACATTTATGACCCGAAGGTGGATGTGACCATTCTCCGGAAAAAGGTGGGCATGGTTTTCCAGAAACCAAATCCCTTTCCCATGAGCATTTACGATAATATCGCCTATGGGCCGCGTATCCACGGGATCAAAAACCGCTTAGATCTCGACGGCATCGTGGAGAGCAGCCTGAAAGGGGCGGCATTGTGGGACGAAGTACGCGACCGGCTGAAAAAGAGCGCGCTCGGTTTGTCGGGCGGACAGCAGCAGCGGCTGTGTATTGCGCGGGCCATCGCCGTTTCACCGGAGGTCATATTGATGGACGAGCCGACATCTGCACTGGATCCGATCTCCACGACCAAGATCGAGGATTTGATGAGCGAGCTCAAGAAAAAATACACGGTCGTCATCGTCACGCACAATATGCAGCAGGCGGTGCGTATTTCCGACCGTACGGCATTTTTCCTCTTGGGGGAAATGATCGAATACGCAAAGACAGAAGACCTGTTCAGTATGCCGAAGGACAAACGGACGGAGGATTACATCACCGGGCGCTTCGGATGA